The region TGCGCTTGAAGCGGATGAGGATGTCCTGCAGGGTGTTGTTCAAGGCATGGCCCATGTGGAGCGAGCCGGTGATGTTGGGGGGCGGGATGACAATGCAGTACGGGGGTTTCTTCCCGTCCGCGGCGGCCCGGAAAAACCCGGATTCCTCCCAGTAGCGGTACCACTTCTCCTCGATCTGTTGGGGGTTGAAGACCTTATCCAGAACTTCTGCCATAGGGGTTATCTTCCTCGGTGGATGCCGTCAGTCCAAGATCCAAGGTCCAAAGTCCAAAGTCCAAAGTCCAAGGTCCAGAGTCCAGAGTCCAGAGTCCAAGGTTCAAAGTTTAAGGTTCAAAGTTCAAGGTTTTTAATTCAAAGTTTAAGGTTCAAAGTTTAAGGTTTATATTTGAGGGGTAAAATTTAATACCTAAATAGAACAGTTTTTTTAAGGTAAAGGAGGGTTGCCTCGGCCTTCAGCCCTGATAGCCGAGGGGGAGGGGGGAGATCCAACTCCCTTCCCTCCCCCGAAAGCCAGGCGCCACCCCGGCGCGGCGTGGGGGAAGAAGCCCTGTTCCTGCACTACCCTCCCCCACTATATATCACAAAAAGGTCAACAGGATACTAGCGGCAGAGCTTTTCCTTCAGGGCCCGGATCTCCGCCGCCACCAGGCGCTCCGCCACCTGGGGCACCACCTCCCGGGCCAGGCGCTCGATGATCTCCGCCGCCACCTGACGGACGATGACCGCCACCTCCGCCTCCGGCAGGGAAGGGACCGGCGTCTCGGGGACTAGTTCCGGAGCTGGGGCCAAGTCTCTGGGGGCGGCAAAATCCGGGGGCATTTCTTTCAGGGCCGCCAGGAGATCAGCCAGGGAATCGTCGGTTTCGCCAGTGCCAGGCGGGGCCATGGCTGGCTGGGGCGGCTCCTTGAGCTTGGCCAGAAAATCCTCCTCCCCCTCCGCCAGTTCCAGCACCGGCTCGATGGGCGGCTCTTCCACTACCTGGGTAAGGAGGATCACCTCCTCTTCCCCCGCCATGAGGGTTTTATCCACCGTGGCCATCTCCTCTCCCCTCCTGAACCTGAGAGCTGGGTGGCCGCCATCACCACCTGCGCCACCCCTCACTATCCCATCGACCGGACGTCCGGGTTCTTGAGGGGAAAGTGGCTGCGAGCATCAGCGCCGGGCCAGTTCCCGGGCCCGCCAGGTGGCCGCCTGCACCGCATCCATCACCACCCCCCTGAAGCCCCCCTGTTCCAGGGCGTGGAGGCCGGCGATGGTGGTGCCCCCGGGGGAGGCCACCTGGTCCTTGAGGACCGCCGGATGGAGACCCTGGGAGAGCACCATGGCGGCGGTGCCCACCACCGTCTGGGCCGCCAGCTCCAAAGCCAGGGCCCGGGGAAGGCCCATGCGCACCCCACCGTCCGCCAGGGCCTCGATGAACACCGCCACATAGGCCGGACCGCTGCCGCTTAAGCCGGTCACTGCATCCAAGAGGCGCTCCTCCACCACCACCGCCCGGCCCACGGCCTGAAAAAGCTCCCGGGCGAAAGTCAGGTCCTCGGCGGTGGCCCGGCTCCCGGGGGCCAGGGCCGTGATCCCTGCCCCCACCGTAAGGGGGGTGTTGGGCATGGCCCGGAGGATCCGGGCAGAGGGCAGGGCCTCCTCCAGCCGGGAGAGGGTGAGACCGGCCACCAGGGAGATGAGGAGGCGGTCGGCGCTGGCCGGGGCGATCTCGGCCAGCACCGCTTCCGTCACCTGGGGCTTGACCGCCAGGATGACCGCGGGAGCCCTCATCACCTCGCCGTTGTCGGCCGCCGGCCTGACTCCCAGCTCCTCCAGCTCCCGACGCTGGGCCGGGTCCGGGTCGAAGACCGCAAGGTTCTCGGGGGACACCCACCCGGCTCGCACCAATCCCCGCACCAGGGCCATCCCCATGTTGCCGGCGCCGACAATTCCCAGGCGCCGGGGTGTGGGCGCCATGCCTGCCGCCATTGACAAGCGCTCCTTTTCCGGTGATAGTGTCAATTGAGTCCGGCTCCCGCCTCCCCCAACCACCTTAGCCGGGACGCCGCACTCCTGAATTTTTGATGATGAGATACCGGGGCCCCGAAAGGGGATTTCCCTCCGCCGGGCCCTCCCTATTCTGGCACAGGATGAGACAAAACGGCAGGAAAAAAGTGCGGCTGGCCCCCAGAAACGCCGCGAAGTGGAGCCGCCGGCCCCTGCTGGCGGCCCTATTCCTGGGCATCGCCTTGGTGCTGGTGTGGTCCCTGGCCTCCCGGGTCCTGGCCGATGAGCTCCCGGCCCGGGACTTTAACACGATGAACCTGAAAAGGCTGGCAAATCTTGACCATAACCCCCTAACCTTCGTGCTCCTGGGGGACAGCCGGGACCATGGCGGCCTCTTCCCCGTGCTCCTGGAGGAGGTGGCCCGGGAAGAGGGGGTCTCCTTTGTCATTCACCTGGGTGACCTGGTGAACCGCAGCCGCCTGTGGGAATATCAGCAGTTCTTTGCGGACCTGAAGGCCCTGAAGGGACTGCCCCTGCTGGCGATCCCGGGCAATCATGAGCTCAAAGGGGAGGCTCACCTTTTTAGCCAGATCTTCGGTCCTGCCGACCTGTCTTTCCGCCTGGGGGATTATGCCTTGGTGCTGTTCAACAACGCTGCCCGGGAGGGCTTTACTCCGGCGCGGCGCCGCTGGCTGGCCCAGGAGCTCGCCCGCCATGGCGACGCCCGCCTGCGCCTGGTTTTCCTGCACCTGCCCCTCTTCGATCCCCGGCCGGGCCGGGAAAAACCCCACGCTATGCCGGCGGCGGAGGCGAGGCAGATGCTCACCCTCCTGAAAGAGGGCCGGGCGGACCACGTCTTTGCGGGCCACATCCACGGTTACTTCAGCGGGGATTGGGAGGGTCTGCCTTACACCATCAGCGGCGGCGCCGGCACCGCCCTGCACGGGCGGGACCCCCGGCACTTCTTTCACCACTACCTAAAGGTTACCGCCCGGGGGACACGTTTGGAGGTGACCGTCAAACCGGTGGATTTCCCTGCCTCCCCCATACGCTATGAGCCCTGAGTCCTTCCGCCCGCTGCTGGCCGTCACCATGGGCGACCCCGTGGGGGTGGGCCCGGAGATCATCGTCCTGGCCCTGAAGGACCCCACCATCTATGATTACTGCCGGCCCCTGGTGCTGGGGGACCTCACCGCCCTCACCCGGGCCCGGGACCTGCTGGCCCCGGAACTGGCCCTGCACTTGGTGGAGCACCCCCGGGACGGCACCTATACCCCGGGCACCCTGGATTTGCTGGCCCTCTCCCACCTGGACCCGGAGGACTGCCGCTTCGGCCTGCCCACCGCGGCGGCCGGCGCCGCCATGGTCTCCTATATCCTCACCGCCATCCGGCTCTGCCAGGAGGGCCAGGCCCACGGCATGGTCACCGGTCCCATCAGCAAGATGGCCATGCACCTGGCGGGTTTCCATTATCCCGGGCACACGGAGCTCTTGGCGGAAAAGACCGGAGCTCAGGAGGTGGCCATGATGCTGGCCGGGGGAGACTTCCGGGTGGTTTTGGCCACCATCCACGTGGCCTTGGCGGAGGTGCCGGAGCGCTTGAGCCAGGAGGGCCTGGTGCGCCTCATCCGCCTCACCCATGAGTCCTTGAGGCGGGACTTCGGCCTTGCCCACCCCCGCCTGGCGGTGGCCGCCCTCAACCCCCACGCCAGCGAGGGGGGGCTCTTTGGCAGCGAGGAACAGGAGATCATCATCCCCGCGGTCCTGGAAGCCCACGGCGCCGGGGTGGCAGTGAGCGGCCCCTTCCCCGCCGACACCCTCTTCTGGCGTCACGCCCAGGGGGAGTTCGACGCGGTCATTGCCATGTATCATGACCAGGGCCTCATCCCCTTGAAACTCCTGCATTTCATGGACGCGGTGAACATCACCCTGGGCCTGCCCATCATCCGCACCTCGGTGGACCACGGCACCGCCTACAACCTGGCGGGCACCGGCCAGGCCCACCCCGGGAGCCTGAGCGCCGCCCTCCGCATGGCCGCCCACATGGCCCGGCGCCGCTTCAGGGCTTCTGGTTAGCTGGTGGGAGAGGGGGCCAGGGGTCATGAACCCCTGCCCCCTCTCCCAGACCCTCTCCCCCAACCCCATAAAGGGGGTTGGGAGGGGAGTGTGAGGGGAGGGCGGGGGATCTACTGACCCCCCGGCCCTCCCCTTACCCTTTCAGGAGGTTCAGCGGCGGCCGCAGCCCCGGGCGGGCCTTCACCACCCCGAAGAATTCCTGGTCCGGAGAAGCCAGGCCCACTCCCGCCGCCAGCAGCCACGCCATGGCCAGCACCGCCACCGCCCCCTTTGCTTGCATCTGTAAAACCTCACCTTTTGAAAAATTTTGGGAAAGGGGGCCAGGGGTTGTGAACCCCTGCCCCCTCTCCCACACCCTCTCCCCCAACCCCTTAAAGGGGGTTGGGAGGGGAGCGTGAGGGGAGGGCGGGGGAGTCACTACTCCCCCGGCCCTCCCCTCAGTGCCCCAGGCCGTTCAGCGGCGGCCGCAGCCCCGGGCGGGCCTCCACCACCCCGAAGAATTCCTGGTCCGGAGAAGCCAGGCCCACTCCCGCCGCCAGCAGCCACGCCATGGCCAGCACCGCCACCGCCCCCTTTGCTTGCATCTGTAAGACCTCGCCTTTTGAAAAATTTTGGGAGAGGGGGCCAGGGGTTGTGAACCCCTGCCCCCTCTCCCATACCCCTCTCCCCCAACCCCATAAAGGGGGTTGGGAAGGGAGTGTGAGGGGAGGGCGGGGGAGTCACTACTCCCTCGGCCCTCCCCTCACCCCAGTTGTCGCAGGGCCTCGGCGATGCGCACCCGGGTGGCCCGCCAGGCGGGGAGCAGGGCCGCCAGCACCCCCACGCCCAGGGCCACGGCCAGCCCCAGGGCCAGGGTGGGCGGCTTGACCCGCAGGTCCGGGAAATATTGGGTGACCGTGTCGGGAAAGAGCTCCACCGCCGGAAAGCTCAAGAGCAACCCCACCAGGCCGCCGGCGGTGGCCAGCAGAAGTGATTCTCCCAGGATGATGAGGCTCAGGTGCCGGGGACGGAAGCCCATGCTTTTCAGCACCGCATACTCCCCCAGCCGCTCCCGGGCGCTCATGGCCATGGTGTTGGCCAGGACAATGAGAATCACCCCGATGACCGCCCAGGAGACCACCCGGATGGCCAGCAAGATGGCGCTGGTCATCTCTACAAAGCCCAGGTTGAAGGCGGCCTCCGTCTCGGTTAAGGTCTCCGCCAAAGAGTTTTTGAAGGCGGCGTCAATCTTCTGGGCCACCTCCGCGGCCAGCTCCGGGCGTTCCACCTGCACCAGGAACCAGCCCACCGGATCCGCCTGGGCAGGCATGGTCTTTTTCAGGCTCTCATTGAGATAGTCCCAATGGAAAAAGAACAGGGTCTCATCGGTGGAGGGGTATTTGCCCTCGTAGATGCCCTTGAGCACCAGGCGATACTCGCCCTGGAAATAGGTGCCGTTTAAGACGATGACCTCACCCACCCGCCAGCCGAAGCGTTGGGCCAGGCGGCGGCCGGCCACCGCGCCCCGGCGGTCCTGGAGGAGCGCCAGCTTCTGCTCCGGCGGAAGCACAAACTCCGGGTAGCAGTCCAGATAGGCCGGGAGCGAGGCGGCGAACTGGGCAAAGAAGTT is a window of Desulfobaccales bacterium DNA encoding:
- the pdxA gene encoding 4-hydroxythreonine-4-phosphate dehydrogenase PdxA yields the protein MSPESFRPLLAVTMGDPVGVGPEIIVLALKDPTIYDYCRPLVLGDLTALTRARDLLAPELALHLVEHPRDGTYTPGTLDLLALSHLDPEDCRFGLPTAAAGAAMVSYILTAIRLCQEGQAHGMVTGPISKMAMHLAGFHYPGHTELLAEKTGAQEVAMMLAGGDFRVVLATIHVALAEVPERLSQEGLVRLIRLTHESLRRDFGLAHPRLAVAALNPHASEGGLFGSEEQEIIIPAVLEAHGAGVAVSGPFPADTLFWRHAQGEFDAVIAMYHDQGLIPLKLLHFMDAVNITLGLPIIRTSVDHGTAYNLAGTGQAHPGSLSAALRMAAHMARRRFRASG
- a CDS encoding metallophosphoesterase, with protein sequence MRLAPRNAAKWSRRPLLAALFLGIALVLVWSLASRVLADELPARDFNTMNLKRLANLDHNPLTFVLLGDSRDHGGLFPVLLEEVAREEGVSFVIHLGDLVNRSRLWEYQQFFADLKALKGLPLLAIPGNHELKGEAHLFSQIFGPADLSFRLGDYALVLFNNAAREGFTPARRRWLAQELARHGDARLRLVFLHLPLFDPRPGREKPHAMPAAEARQMLTLLKEGRADHVFAGHIHGYFSGDWEGLPYTISGGAGTALHGRDPRHFFHHYLKVTARGTRLEVTVKPVDFPASPIRYEP
- the proC gene encoding pyrroline-5-carboxylate reductase, translating into MAAGMAPTPRRLGIVGAGNMGMALVRGLVRAGWVSPENLAVFDPDPAQRRELEELGVRPAADNGEVMRAPAVILAVKPQVTEAVLAEIAPASADRLLISLVAGLTLSRLEEALPSARILRAMPNTPLTVGAGITALAPGSRATAEDLTFARELFQAVGRAVVVEERLLDAVTGLSGSGPAYVAVFIEALADGGVRMGLPRALALELAAQTVVGTAAMVLSQGLHPAVLKDQVASPGGTTIAGLHALEQGGFRGVVMDAVQAATWRARELARR
- a CDS encoding FtsX-like permease family protein, which produces RNTLRHPLRAALTVLGLGVAILAFCLLRTVVEAWYAGVAASSPVRLVTRHAVSLMFPLPLSHIHKIRAIPGVKEVAYAYWFEGVYVDKKNFFAQFAASLPAYLDCYPEFVLPPEQKLALLQDRRGAVAGRRLAQRFGWRVGEVIVLNGTYFQGEYRLVLKGIYEGKYPSTDETLFFFHWDYLNESLKKTMPAQADPVGWFLVQVERPELAAEVAQKIDAAFKNSLAETLTETEAAFNLGFVEMTSAILLAIRVVSWAVIGVILIVLANTMAMSARERLGEYAVLKSMGFRPRHLSLIILGESLLLATAGGLVGLLLSFPAVELFPDTVTQYFPDLRVKPPTLALGLAVALGVGVLAALLPAWRATRVRIAEALRQLG